The Amycolatopsis sp. 195334CR genome window below encodes:
- the pstS gene encoding phosphate ABC transporter substrate-binding protein PstS: MKIKRPHAVIGLVAGAALVLTACGSDPAATNNSAPQTGAAAAPSGTAQVDCGGKSPLSAEGSSAQKAAIDIFNLKYQQKCSGQQLNYNPSGSGAGVKQFIAGQVDFAGSDSPLSAEKGEVESAKQRCAGSEAWNLPLVVGPVAVAYNLQGVDKLVLTPEVTAKIFNGGIKTWDDPAIKAVKGNESLNLPAKPIQVVSRSDESGTTDNFQLYLKAAAPQAWTQGAGKQFKGGVGNGAEKSNGVVEAAKAADGAITYVEAAFAKDGVKPALIDSGAGGVELTPENVAKTLDGAKFKTEGTNDLALDLDAIYSSKAAGTYPLLLVTYEIVCSKYTDPEVAKAVRAYLNVAATDGQQPLAEKGYVSIPQSLQDKVLTAVKAIA; encoded by the coding sequence GTGAAGATCAAGCGGCCGCACGCGGTCATCGGCCTGGTGGCGGGTGCCGCCCTCGTGCTGACGGCCTGTGGCTCCGACCCCGCGGCGACCAACAACAGCGCCCCGCAGACCGGCGCCGCCGCGGCGCCGTCGGGCACCGCCCAGGTCGACTGCGGTGGCAAGAGCCCGCTGTCGGCTGAAGGTTCGTCGGCCCAGAAGGCCGCGATCGACATCTTCAACCTGAAGTACCAGCAGAAGTGCTCCGGTCAGCAGCTGAACTACAACCCCAGCGGCTCCGGCGCGGGGGTCAAGCAGTTCATCGCCGGCCAGGTCGACTTCGCCGGTTCGGACTCGCCGCTGAGCGCCGAGAAGGGCGAGGTGGAGAGCGCCAAGCAGCGCTGCGCCGGCAGCGAGGCCTGGAACCTGCCGCTGGTGGTCGGCCCGGTCGCGGTCGCCTACAACCTGCAGGGCGTGGACAAGCTGGTGCTCACCCCCGAGGTCACCGCCAAGATCTTCAACGGCGGCATCAAGACCTGGGACGACCCGGCGATCAAGGCGGTCAAGGGCAACGAGAGCCTGAACCTGCCCGCCAAGCCGATCCAGGTCGTCTCCCGCTCGGACGAGTCGGGCACCACCGACAACTTCCAGCTGTACCTGAAGGCCGCCGCGCCGCAGGCGTGGACCCAGGGCGCCGGCAAGCAGTTCAAGGGCGGCGTGGGCAACGGCGCGGAGAAGTCCAACGGTGTGGTCGAGGCCGCCAAGGCCGCCGACGGCGCGATCACCTACGTCGAGGCCGCCTTCGCCAAGGACGGCGTCAAGCCGGCCCTGATCGACAGCGGCGCCGGTGGCGTCGAGCTGACCCCGGAGAACGTCGCCAAGACGCTCGACGGCGCGAAGTTCAAGACCGAGGGCACCAACGACCTCGCGCTCGACCTGGACGCGATCTACTCGTCCAAGGCCGCGGGCACCTACCCGCTGCTGCTGGTCACCTACGAGATCGTCTGCTCGAAGTACACCGACCCCGAGGTCGCCAAGGCGGTGCGCGCCTACCTGAACGTGGCCGCCACCGACGGCCAGCAGCCGCTGGCGGAGAAGGGCTACGTGTCCATCCCGCAGAGCCTGCAGGACAAGGTGCTGACCGCGGTCAAGGCAATCGCCTGA
- the pstC gene encoding phosphate ABC transporter permease subunit PstC, with translation MNEPTSTRTPTGDPGGRPPSASVPEGPISEQPAPDRARQGSKVRPGDRIFKNLTTGSGIFVVILIGLIGLFLLLQAIPALQANQVSFFSSVWETSDSKNLKFGIADLLSVTVATSLVALVIAMPVSLGIALFLTQYAPPRLARPFAYIIDLLAAVPSIIFGLWGLLFLAPTIEPVAQWINDTFGWIPIFGDGNIAPNIRSTIFTAGVVLAVMLLPIITSLTREVFERTPTAQIEGALALGATRWEVIRTTVLPFGKAGYIGASMLGLGRALGETIALSIILFIPVGRTFDWSVFDGGATFASKIASNYAEFNDVTSAGAYIAAGLVLFLLTFVVNFAARSIIGDKKGD, from the coding sequence ATGAACGAGCCAACCTCGACGCGGACGCCCACCGGTGACCCCGGTGGGCGTCCGCCGTCCGCATCCGTGCCGGAGGGTCCGATTTCCGAGCAACCAGCCCCCGACCGCGCCCGGCAGGGCAGCAAGGTCCGGCCGGGCGACCGCATCTTCAAGAACCTGACCACCGGCAGCGGCATCTTCGTGGTCATCCTGATCGGGTTGATCGGGTTGTTCCTGCTGCTGCAGGCGATCCCCGCGCTGCAGGCGAACCAGGTCAGCTTCTTCTCCAGCGTCTGGGAGACCAGCGACTCGAAGAACCTGAAGTTCGGCATCGCCGACCTGCTGTCGGTGACCGTGGCCACCTCGCTGGTCGCGCTGGTCATCGCCATGCCGGTGTCGCTGGGCATCGCGTTGTTCCTCACCCAGTACGCCCCGCCGCGGCTGGCCAGGCCGTTCGCCTACATCATCGATCTGCTGGCCGCCGTGCCGTCGATCATCTTCGGGCTGTGGGGCCTGCTGTTCCTGGCGCCGACCATCGAGCCGGTGGCGCAGTGGATCAACGACACCTTCGGCTGGATCCCGATCTTCGGCGACGGCAACATCGCGCCGAACATCCGCAGCACCATCTTCACCGCCGGCGTGGTGCTCGCGGTGATGCTGCTGCCGATCATCACCTCGCTCACCCGCGAGGTGTTCGAGCGCACGCCGACCGCGCAGATCGAGGGCGCGCTGGCGCTGGGCGCCACCCGCTGGGAGGTCATCCGGACCACCGTGCTGCCGTTCGGCAAGGCGGGCTACATCGGCGCCTCGATGCTCGGCCTCGGCCGCGCGCTCGGGGAGACGATCGCGCTGTCGATCATCCTGTTCATCCCGGTCGGGCGGACCTTCGACTGGAGCGTGTTCGACGGCGGTGCCACCTTCGCCTCGAAGATCGCCTCGAACTACGCGGAGTTCAACGACGTCACCTCGGCGGGCGCCTACATCGCCGCCGGTCTGGTGCTGTTCCTGCTGACCTTCGTGGTCAACTTCGCGGCCCGGTCCATCATCGGCGACAAGAAGGGGGACTGA
- the pstA gene encoding phosphate ABC transporter permease PstA: MTATIPDADRPAVTPAFQQVSLARKSKNGLATVLVWLAFLVAVIPLVWVLWTVVESGITRIPFTNWWTEDFSQVLSDEVGGGVLHAIVGTLLQGLVCAIIAVPLGLLVAIYLVEYGSRTKLAKVTTFMVDILSGVPSIVAALFIYALWVTTLGLPRNGFAVSLALVLLMIPVVVRSSEEMLRIVPDDLREASYALGVPKWKTIVKIVLPTALSGIITGIMMALARVMGETAPLLVLVGYSSFVHWDMFQGEMASLPLLINNERATNSMTEGSVGFDRIWGAALTLVLIIALINLAATLIGRLVAPKKK; encoded by the coding sequence ATGACCGCGACGATTCCCGACGCCGACCGGCCGGCCGTCACACCGGCGTTCCAGCAGGTCAGCCTGGCGCGCAAGAGCAAGAACGGGCTGGCCACGGTGCTGGTCTGGCTGGCTTTCCTGGTCGCCGTGATCCCGCTGGTCTGGGTGCTCTGGACGGTGGTCGAGAGCGGGATCACCCGCATCCCGTTCACCAACTGGTGGACCGAGGACTTCTCGCAGGTGCTGTCCGACGAGGTCGGCGGCGGCGTGCTGCACGCCATCGTCGGCACCCTGCTGCAGGGCCTGGTCTGCGCCATCATCGCGGTGCCGCTGGGCCTGCTGGTGGCCATCTACCTGGTCGAGTACGGCAGCCGGACGAAGCTGGCCAAGGTGACCACGTTCATGGTCGACATCCTGTCCGGGGTGCCGTCGATCGTGGCCGCGCTGTTCATCTACGCGCTCTGGGTCACCACGCTGGGCCTGCCGCGCAACGGCTTCGCCGTGTCGCTGGCGCTGGTGCTGCTGATGATCCCGGTGGTGGTGCGGTCCTCGGAGGAGATGCTCCGGATCGTGCCGGATGACCTGCGCGAGGCCTCCTACGCGCTGGGCGTGCCGAAGTGGAAGACGATCGTGAAGATCGTGCTGCCGACCGCGCTGTCCGGCATCATCACCGGCATCATGATGGCGCTGGCCAGGGTGATGGGCGAGACCGCGCCGCTGCTGGTGCTGGTCGGGTACTCGTCCTTCGTGCACTGGGACATGTTCCAGGGCGAGATGGCCTCGCTGCCGCTGCTGATCAACAACGAGCGCGCGACCAACTCGATGACCGAGGGCAGTGTCGGCTTCGACCGCATCTGGGGCGCCGCGCTGACGCTGGTGCTCATCATCGCCCTGATCAACCTCGCGGCCACGCTCATCGGGCGCCTGGTCGCCCCCAAGAAGAAGTAG
- the pstB gene encoding phosphate ABC transporter ATP-binding protein PstB, which yields MAKRIDVKDVDIYYGKFHAVDSVTLSVPPRNVTAFIGPSGCGKSTVLRTLNRMHEVIPGARVEGQVLLDGEDIYAGSVDPVQVRRTIGMVFQRPNPFPTMSIRDNVVAGLKLAGTKNKKQLDEVAERALRGANLWNEVKDRLGKPGGGLSGGQQQRLCIARAIAVQPDVLLMDEPCSALDPISTLAIEDLIAELKKEFTIVIVTHNMQQAARVSDQTAFFNLAGVGQPGQLVELNDTEKIFSNPDQKATEDYISGRFG from the coding sequence ATGGCCAAGCGCATCGATGTCAAGGACGTCGACATCTACTACGGCAAGTTCCACGCGGTGGACAGCGTGACGCTGTCGGTGCCGCCGCGGAACGTGACGGCGTTCATCGGGCCGTCCGGCTGTGGCAAGTCGACCGTGCTGCGGACGCTGAACCGCATGCACGAGGTGATCCCGGGTGCCCGGGTCGAGGGCCAGGTGCTGCTGGACGGCGAGGACATCTACGCCGGTTCGGTGGACCCGGTGCAGGTCCGGCGGACCATCGGCATGGTGTTCCAGCGGCCGAACCCGTTCCCCACCATGTCGATCAGGGACAACGTGGTGGCCGGGCTGAAGCTGGCCGGGACGAAGAACAAGAAGCAGCTGGACGAGGTGGCCGAGCGCGCGCTGCGCGGCGCGAACCTGTGGAACGAGGTCAAGGACCGGCTCGGCAAGCCGGGCGGTGGCCTCTCCGGCGGTCAGCAGCAGCGGTTGTGCATCGCGCGGGCGATCGCCGTGCAGCCGGACGTGCTGCTGATGGACGAGCCGTGCTCGGCGCTGGACCCCATTTCGACGCTGGCGATCGAAGACCTGATCGCCGAGCTGAAGAAGGAGTTCACCATCGTCATCGTCACGCACAACATGCAGCAGGCGGCGCGCGTGTCGGACCAGACGGCCTTCTTCAACCTGGCCGGCGTTGGCCAGCCGGGGCAGCTCGTGGAGCTGAACGACACCGAGAAGATCTTCTCGAACCCCGACCAGAAGGCGACCGAAGACTACATCTCCGGTCGCTTCGGCTGA
- a CDS encoding TIGR03086 family metal-binding protein has translation MWKKTLEAAHQALRTAVNGVPDDGWGLPTPCDQWNVTQVLQHAAGDQLGFAAFLTGGDGPTEDPFAPSGELDGRDPRELVEAAIDAAAKAWATVDDNTTEVPVPVPPNKLPVAIGAGACALDAAIHAWDIAIATGQPSPLSDELARELRPTAEAIVEPLRAYGAYAPALNSENGGEAAELLRYLGRRPR, from the coding sequence ATGTGGAAGAAGACGCTCGAAGCAGCCCACCAGGCCCTCCGCACCGCCGTCAACGGCGTGCCCGACGACGGGTGGGGCCTCCCCACCCCCTGCGACCAGTGGAACGTGACCCAGGTCCTCCAGCACGCCGCCGGGGACCAGCTCGGCTTCGCCGCGTTCCTCACCGGCGGGGACGGGCCGACCGAGGACCCGTTCGCGCCTTCGGGTGAACTTGACGGCAGAGACCCCAGAGAGTTGGTCGAGGCCGCCATCGACGCGGCGGCGAAGGCCTGGGCGACGGTGGACGACAACACCACCGAGGTGCCGGTGCCCGTCCCGCCCAACAAGCTGCCGGTGGCCATCGGGGCCGGGGCGTGCGCGCTCGACGCGGCGATCCACGCCTGGGACATCGCGATCGCGACCGGGCAGCCGTCGCCGCTTTCCGACGAGCTGGCCCGCGAGTTGCGGCCGACGGCCGAGGCGATCGTCGAGCCGTTGCGCGCGTATGGCGCGTACGCACCCGCCCTGAACAGCGAAAACGGCGGCGAGGCCGCGGAGTTGCTCCGCTACCTCGGCCGCCGTCCTCGCTAG
- a CDS encoding DMT family transporter, with protein sequence MVSAYIGGAGEPLPRPGLLALAGRTLGAVPPTLQVLIGIVSVQVGAAFAKQLFAITGPSGTVTLRLFFAAVVLLLIWRPALRMGRRAVPVVLGYGLVLAAMNIFFYQAIARIPLGIAVTIEFLGPLGVALAGSRRWRDAVWALLAAGGVILLSETRGDISLLGMGFALAAGLCWGAYILLGAALGSRTSEGNGLALAMAFGALVAMPTGVIESGTNLLDPWVLFIGLMVALLSSVIPYSLELEALRKIPPRVFGILMSLEPAVAAVAGLIVLGEALHVPQWLAICCVVAASIGATRSAKPDV encoded by the coding sequence ATGGTCAGTGCGTACATCGGCGGTGCGGGGGAACCGCTGCCCCGGCCGGGTCTCCTCGCCCTCGCCGGGCGGACGCTCGGTGCGGTGCCGCCGACGTTGCAGGTGCTCATCGGCATCGTGAGTGTGCAGGTCGGGGCCGCTTTCGCGAAGCAGCTGTTCGCCATCACCGGGCCGTCGGGCACGGTGACGCTGCGCCTGTTCTTCGCGGCCGTGGTGTTGTTGCTGATCTGGCGCCCGGCGCTGCGGATGGGCCGCCGGGCGGTGCCGGTGGTGCTCGGGTACGGCCTGGTGCTGGCCGCCATGAACATCTTCTTCTACCAGGCGATCGCCCGGATCCCGCTGGGGATCGCGGTGACCATCGAGTTCCTCGGCCCGCTGGGTGTGGCGCTCGCCGGCTCCCGCCGCTGGCGGGACGCGGTGTGGGCGTTGCTGGCCGCCGGCGGGGTGATCCTCCTGTCGGAAACCCGCGGGGACATCTCCCTGCTCGGGATGGGTTTTGCCCTGGCGGCGGGCCTGTGCTGGGGCGCCTACATCCTGCTCGGCGCGGCACTGGGGAGTCGCACGAGCGAGGGCAACGGGCTGGCGCTGGCGATGGCGTTCGGTGCGCTGGTCGCCATGCCGACCGGGGTGATCGAGAGCGGGACGAACCTGCTGGACCCGTGGGTCCTGTTCATCGGGTTGATGGTGGCGCTGCTGTCGTCGGTGATCCCGTACTCGCTGGAGCTGGAGGCCCTGCGGAAGATCCCGCCGCGGGTATTCGGCATCCTGATGAGCCTGGAACCCGCGGTGGCGGCCGTGGCCGGGTTGATCGTGCTGGGTGAGGCGCTGCACGTGCCCCAGTGGCTGGCGATCTGCTGCGTGGTAGCCGCCTCGATCGGCGCCACCCGCTCAGCCAAGCCCGACGTGTAG
- a CDS encoding helix-turn-helix transcriptional regulator → MSGVSVDPDFDQPFREVLGEHLRRLRRARKLSREQVCARLHNDMSIGTLGSYESGARRLTVSRLVELCEVLGTTAHEVLADVHRDLRKVGPRIRVRLKVITRARNPELRPLRAWAEAKVALLPPGPDPEIELDEPALREAATLCGLSPVELLCLLQEKRG, encoded by the coding sequence ATGAGCGGCGTGTCCGTGGATCCGGACTTCGACCAGCCGTTCCGTGAGGTGCTCGGCGAGCACCTCCGCCGGCTCCGGCGGGCGCGCAAGCTCAGCCGCGAGCAGGTGTGCGCGCGGCTGCACAACGACATGTCGATCGGCACGCTGGGCAGCTACGAGTCCGGCGCCCGCCGCCTGACCGTGTCGCGGCTGGTGGAGCTGTGCGAGGTGCTCGGCACCACCGCGCACGAGGTGCTCGCCGACGTGCACCGGGACCTGCGGAAGGTGGGCCCGCGCATCCGCGTGCGGCTCAAGGTGATCACCCGCGCGCGGAACCCGGAGTTGCGTCCGCTCCGCGCGTGGGCGGAGGCGAAGGTGGCCCTGTTGCCACCGGGGCCGGACCCGGAGATCGAACTCGACGAGCCCGCACTCCGGGAAGCCGCCACCCTGTGCGGCCTCAGTCCGGTCGAGCTGCTGTGCCTGCTCCAGGAGAAACGCGGGTAG
- a CDS encoding TetR/AcrR family transcriptional regulator, which translates to MSPRRSVTDARSTRSAILDRGVELATVEGLDGLTIGRLAADLGLSKSGVLGHFGAKEALQLAVVETATEQFGREVVEPSTGTTPGLPRLRALCEAWLAHLTHPCGGFFVSAAAEFDRRPGPVRDAIAGMSALWERDLRMHVRLALTDGDLDGDADQILFDLIGTILAANHALHLSGDPQALSRARLALARTLG; encoded by the coding sequence GTGAGCCCACGCCGTTCTGTCACCGATGCCCGATCCACCCGGTCCGCAATCCTCGACCGCGGGGTCGAACTGGCGACCGTCGAAGGTCTCGACGGCCTCACCATCGGGCGGCTCGCGGCGGACCTCGGCCTGTCCAAGTCGGGTGTGCTCGGGCACTTCGGGGCCAAGGAGGCGCTGCAGCTGGCCGTGGTCGAGACGGCGACGGAGCAGTTCGGGCGGGAGGTGGTGGAGCCGAGCACCGGCACCACCCCGGGCCTGCCCCGCCTGCGCGCGCTGTGCGAGGCGTGGCTGGCCCACCTGACCCACCCGTGCGGTGGTTTTTTCGTCTCCGCCGCCGCCGAATTCGACCGGCGCCCAGGCCCGGTACGCGACGCGATCGCCGGGATGAGCGCCCTGTGGGAGCGTGACCTGCGGATGCACGTGCGGCTGGCCCTCACCGACGGTGACCTCGATGGTGACGCCGACCAGATCCTGTTCGACCTGATCGGCACCATCCTCGCGGCGAACCACGCACTCCACCTGAGCGGAGATCCGCAAGCCCTGTCCCGAGCGCGCCTCGCACTGGCACGAACCCTCGGCTGA
- a CDS encoding 1-acyl-sn-glycerol-3-phosphate acyltransferase: protein MILLRLLFRLVFRPVVRGHEHLPRTGPVILASNHLSFIDSVVLQLVTRRQVHFLAKAEYFQGTGLRGRVIRWFFTATGAVPVERGTHRAARGALETALGVLADGKVFGIYPEGTRSLDGRLYRGRTGVAWLALTAGVPVVPVALTGTDRLQPVGRKLPRPHRVGVTFGPPIHRSGPPKSGPARREVTDEVMHAIQRMSGQETAPEFNSSPVI, encoded by the coding sequence GTGATCCTTCTCCGACTGCTCTTCCGCCTGGTTTTCCGGCCGGTCGTGCGCGGCCACGAGCACCTCCCGCGCACCGGCCCGGTCATCCTCGCCAGCAACCACCTGTCCTTCATCGACAGCGTGGTCCTCCAGCTGGTCACCCGCCGCCAGGTCCACTTCCTGGCGAAGGCCGAGTACTTCCAGGGCACCGGGCTCCGCGGCCGCGTGATCCGCTGGTTCTTCACCGCGACGGGCGCGGTGCCGGTGGAGCGCGGCACGCACCGCGCGGCGCGGGGCGCACTGGAAACCGCGCTCGGCGTGCTCGCCGACGGGAAGGTGTTCGGCATCTACCCCGAGGGCACGCGCTCGCTCGACGGCAGGCTCTACCGCGGCCGCACCGGCGTCGCGTGGCTGGCGCTGACGGCGGGCGTGCCGGTGGTGCCGGTCGCGCTCACCGGCACCGACCGCCTCCAGCCGGTCGGGCGGAAGCTGCCGCGCCCGCACCGGGTCGGCGTCACCTTCGGGCCGCCGATCCACCGCAGCGGACCACCGAAGTCGGGCCCGGCGCGCCGCGAGGTGACCGACGAGGTGATGCACGCGATCCAGCGGATGTCGGGCCAGGAAACCGCGCCGGAGTTCAACAGCTCCCCGGTAATCTGA
- a CDS encoding GGDEF domain-containing protein: protein MSKDGIAVHAEAADLPALHETMASVFAAQGNWERAYLHLRSALERDALTAGYNRRFLDQQLARLADGHLSLAMVDIDLFKHVNDTFGHLVGDRVLRSVAALLKHELPHGAFCARYGGEEFVLVMPDLGAREALATVERARLRVARYAWHRVRPGLAVTVSAGLTARPGPAEERLREADALLYAAKRAGRNVVAYPDSEIPGQIRHSG from the coding sequence GTGTCAAAGGACGGGATCGCAGTCCACGCCGAGGCCGCGGATCTGCCCGCGCTGCACGAGACGATGGCCTCCGTTTTCGCCGCCCAGGGCAACTGGGAACGCGCCTACCTGCACCTTCGCTCCGCGCTCGAGCGTGACGCGCTCACCGCGGGTTACAACCGCCGCTTCCTCGACCAGCAGCTGGCGCGGCTCGCCGACGGCCACCTGTCGCTCGCGATGGTCGACATCGACCTGTTCAAGCACGTCAACGACACCTTCGGGCACCTCGTCGGCGACCGCGTGCTGCGGAGCGTGGCCGCGCTGCTGAAGCACGAACTGCCGCACGGCGCCTTCTGCGCGCGTTACGGCGGTGAGGAGTTCGTGCTGGTCATGCCCGATTTGGGCGCCCGTGAGGCATTGGCGACCGTCGAGCGGGCACGGCTCCGCGTGGCGCGGTACGCGTGGCACCGCGTGCGGCCGGGCCTCGCCGTGACGGTCAGCGCGGGCCTGACGGCCAGGCCGGGACCCGCGGAGGAACGCCTCCGCGAAGCCGACGCCCTCCTTTACGCGGCCAAGCGCGCCGGCCGTAATGTGGTCGCCTATCCCGATTCGGAAATTCCCGGACAGATTCGCCACTCTGGGTAA
- a CDS encoding LCP family protein has protein sequence MPPAANAAPPAMNAANVAPPAHAAPPAKAAPPVPPAEAKTTVTPPVANPRPPQPQAQPQPQQPPRPKPVRPERPSPEDRLIMTDQMEPVDDATMYRRKIDNTLARFSAAHDEMAAEEAKRKERLTRFTAAPVKLIEQTRTRLQRVVHPSENAAKPRPHPLGHLNAEEPEEEPAPQTRLQEKKQRNQERTAKAGRITAIVMACLMFVLSAAGWGMKTWFNSKFNQIAALDENSADIQDAAGQLGDENFLIAGSDTRAGAEAEEGVGTADSVGGARSDSLMIAHIPADRKRAIVVGFPRDLEVDRPDCKRWDSGTGQYLDEVVPGKKRAKLNEAYAIGGPQCTTKQIQQLTGMKINHFVGIDFHGFKDMINVVGGVPVHIEEPVIDEVLGVVVPQAGDQIITGDQALNFVRARKVKGDVTSDYGRIKRQQLVIGSLLKKTMSKEVLFDGGKLTGFINAFTAATFGDNIGVDQMLTLAQSMKGLNPDTVKFITVPTVGDANERGNEVLLQKQSKELFGALITNSPLPDEKPAAPPPASQGGTQKGQAEPGK, from the coding sequence ATGCCGCCCGCGGCGAACGCGGCGCCACCCGCGATGAACGCGGCGAACGTGGCGCCGCCCGCGCACGCGGCGCCACCCGCGAAAGCCGCGCCGCCCGTGCCCCCGGCCGAGGCCAAGACCACGGTCACCCCACCGGTGGCCAACCCGCGCCCGCCGCAACCGCAAGCACAGCCACAACCACAACAGCCGCCGCGGCCCAAGCCCGTGCGTCCCGAACGGCCGTCCCCCGAGGACCGGCTGATCATGACCGACCAGATGGAGCCGGTCGACGACGCGACGATGTACCGCCGCAAGATCGACAACACCCTCGCCCGCTTCTCCGCCGCGCACGACGAGATGGCGGCCGAGGAGGCCAAGCGCAAGGAGCGCCTCACCCGCTTCACCGCCGCGCCGGTCAAGCTGATCGAGCAGACCCGCACGCGGCTGCAGCGCGTCGTGCACCCGAGCGAGAACGCGGCCAAACCGCGACCGCACCCGCTCGGGCACCTGAACGCCGAAGAACCCGAGGAAGAGCCCGCGCCCCAGACCCGGCTGCAGGAGAAGAAGCAGCGCAACCAGGAGCGCACCGCCAAGGCGGGCCGGATCACCGCGATCGTGATGGCCTGCCTGATGTTCGTGCTCAGCGCCGCCGGGTGGGGCATGAAGACCTGGTTCAACAGCAAGTTCAACCAGATCGCCGCGCTCGACGAGAACTCGGCGGACATCCAGGACGCGGCCGGGCAGCTCGGCGACGAGAACTTCCTCATCGCCGGTTCGGACACCCGCGCGGGCGCCGAGGCCGAGGAAGGCGTCGGCACCGCGGACTCGGTCGGCGGCGCCCGGTCGGACTCCCTGATGATCGCCCACATCCCGGCCGACCGGAAGCGCGCGATCGTCGTCGGCTTCCCGCGCGACCTGGAGGTGGACCGGCCGGACTGCAAGCGCTGGGACTCCGGCACCGGGCAGTACCTCGACGAGGTCGTGCCCGGCAAGAAGCGGGCCAAGTTGAACGAGGCCTACGCGATCGGCGGCCCGCAGTGCACCACCAAGCAGATCCAGCAGCTGACCGGGATGAAGATCAACCACTTCGTCGGCATCGACTTCCACGGCTTCAAGGACATGATCAACGTGGTCGGCGGGGTCCCGGTGCACATCGAGGAACCGGTGATCGACGAGGTGCTCGGGGTGGTCGTGCCCCAGGCGGGCGACCAGATCATCACCGGTGACCAGGCGCTGAACTTCGTCCGGGCGCGGAAGGTCAAGGGCGACGTCACCTCCGACTACGGCCGGATCAAGCGCCAGCAGCTGGTGATCGGCTCGCTGCTGAAGAAGACCATGTCCAAGGAAGTCCTGTTCGACGGCGGCAAGCTGACCGGCTTCATCAACGCGTTCACCGCGGCCACCTTCGGCGACAACATCGGTGTGGACCAGATGCTCACGCTGGCGCAGTCGATGAAGGGGCTCAACCCGGACACGGTGAAGTTCATCACCGTGCCGACCGTCGGTGACGCGAACGAGCGCGGCAACGAGGTGCTGTTGCAGAAGCAGTCGAAGGAACTGTTCGGCGCGCTGATCACCAACAGCCCGCTGCCCGACGAAAAACCGGCCGCGCCACCGCCGGCGAGCCAGGGCGGCACGCAGAAAGGCCAGGCCGAGCCGGGGAAGTAG
- the phoU gene encoding phosphate signaling complex protein PhoU, whose translation MREAYHVELEQLADKLAAMSVQVADAMERATQALLDVDLAVAEQVISDDAKVDDARAACEEQAYALLALQAPVATDLRTVLAAIHAAESLERMGDLALHVAKAARRRHPEPVLPEQVRGYFAEMGTIAVRLARQAEQVIKTKDVSAAKELEADDDQVDDIHRHLFTVLMDREWPHGVAAAVDVTLLGRFYERFADHAVSVARRMIFVVTGRMPGYGPGDDEL comes from the coding sequence ATGCGCGAGGCTTACCACGTCGAACTCGAACAACTGGCCGACAAGCTGGCGGCCATGTCCGTGCAGGTGGCGGACGCCATGGAGCGGGCCACCCAGGCCCTGCTCGACGTCGACCTCGCGGTCGCCGAGCAGGTGATCAGCGACGACGCGAAGGTCGACGACGCCAGGGCGGCCTGCGAGGAGCAGGCGTACGCGCTGCTGGCGTTGCAGGCGCCGGTGGCCACCGACCTGCGGACCGTGCTCGCCGCCATCCACGCGGCGGAAAGCCTGGAGCGCATGGGTGACCTGGCGCTGCACGTGGCCAAGGCGGCGCGGCGGCGGCACCCGGAACCGGTGCTGCCGGAGCAGGTGCGCGGCTACTTCGCCGAAATGGGCACGATCGCGGTGCGGCTGGCGCGGCAGGCGGAGCAGGTGATCAAGACCAAGGACGTGAGCGCGGCCAAGGAGCTGGAGGCCGACGACGACCAGGTCGACGACATCCACCGCCACCTGTTCACCGTGCTGATGGACCGCGAGTGGCCGCACGGCGTGGCCGCCGCGGTGGACGTCACCCTGCTGGGCCGGTTCTACGAGCGCTTCGCCGACCACGCGGTTTCGGTGGCGCGCCGGATGATCTTCGTGGTCACCGGCCGCATGCCCGGCTACGGCCCCGGCGACGACGAACTCTGA